Proteins encoded within one genomic window of Felis catus isolate Fca126 chromosome C1, F.catus_Fca126_mat1.0, whole genome shotgun sequence:
- the ASNSD1 gene encoding asparagine synthetase domain-containing protein 1, whose translation MCGICCSVSFSVEHFSKDLKGDLLYNLNRRGPNSSKQLLKSDVSYQCLFSGHVLHLRGVLTAQPVEDERGNVFLWNGEVFSGIKVEAEENDTQVMFNYLSSCKTESDILSLFSEVQGPWSFIYYQASTHHLWFGRDFFGRRSLLWHFSNLGKSFCLSSVGAQTSGVANQWQEVPASGIFRIDLKSPSISESVVLKLYPWKCISRENVIKECVNSLTQISANLPTFVSVVANEAKLYLKEPVVPLNMTLPQAPFEIHCSNIASVPPTRETLQVFLTDGHMKEVVQQFIDVLSIAVKRRVLCLPRGENLTQSEVLKSCDRKANVAILFSGGIDSMVIAALADHHVPLDEPIDLLNVAFMTKEKTILTGFNKKKKKQKNHCEMPSEESSKNAAAAAAAAAGNGDDSSDKQFSVPDRISGRVGLKELQAANPSRTWNFVEINVSLEELQELRRTRICHLVQPLDTVLDDSIGCAVWFASRGIGWLVTQDEAKSYQSSAKVVLTGIGADEQLAGYSRHRVRFQTHGMEGLNKEIEMELGRISSRNLGRDDRVIGDHGKEARFPFLDENVVSFLNSLPVWEKANLTLPRGIGEKLILRLAAVELGLTTSPLLPKRAMQFGSRIAKMEKNNEKASDKCERLQVISLENLSIEKEIKT comes from the exons ATGTGTGGCATTTGCTGTTCTGTAAGCTTTTCTGTTGAGCATTTCAGCAAAGATTTGAAAGGGGATTTACTGTATAATCTTAACCGACGGGGACCCAACAGTAGTAAACAGTTGTTAAAGTCTGATGTCAGCTACCAGTGTTTATTTTCTGGTCATGTCCTTCACTTAAGAGGTGTTTTGACTGCCCAGCCTGTGGAAGATGAAAGAGGCAATGTGTTCCTGTGGAATGGAGAAGTCTTTAGTGGCATAAAGGTTGAAGCTGAAGAAAATGATACCCAAGTAATGTTTAATTATCTTTCCTCTTGTAAGACTGAATCTGATATTTTGTCACTCTTCTCAGAAGTCCAGGGTCCTTGGTCTTTTATATATTACCAAGCATCTACTCATCATTTATGGTTTGGTAGGGATTTTTTTGGTCGCCGTAGCTTGCTTTGGCATTTTAGTAATTTGGGCAAGAGTTTCTGCCTCTCTTCAGTTGGTGCCCAAACATCTGGAGTGGCCAACCAGTGGCAAGAAGTTCCAGCATCTGGAATTTTTAGAATTGATCTCAAGTCTCCTTCCATTTCCGAATCTGTGGTTTTAAAATTGTACCCTTGGAAATGTATTTCTAGGGAGAATGTTATCAAAGAATGTGTTAATAGCCTGACTCAAATTTCAGCAAACTTGCCAACATTTGTATCAGTGGTAGCAAATGAAGCCAAACTCTATCTTAAAGAACCTGTTGTTCCTTTAAATATGACGTTGCCACAAGCTCCATTTGAGATTCATTGCAGTAACATTGCTAGTGTCCCACCTACCAGGGAAACGCTTCAGGTCTTTCTTACTGATGGACACATGAAGGAAGTAGTTCAGCAGTTCATTGATGTCCTGAGTATCGCAGTGAAAAGACGTGTCTTATGTTTACCTAGGGGTGAAAACCTGACACAAAGTGAGGTTTTGAAAAGTTGTGATAGGAAAGCAAATGTTGCAATCCTGTTTTCTGGGGGTATTGATTCCATGGTTATTGCGGCCCTTGCTGACCATCATGTACCTTTAGATGAACCCATTGACCTTCTTAATGTGGCATTCATGACTAAAGAAAAGACCATACTAACTGGttttaacaaaaagaagaaaaaacagaaaaatcattgtGAAATGCCTTCTGAAGAATCCTCTaaaaatgctgctgctgctgctgctgctgctgctggtaaCGGTGATGATAGTTCTGATAAACAATTCAGCGTACCAGATCGTATCTCAGGAAGAGTGGGACTGAAGGAACTACAGGCTGCTAACCCTTCCCGGACTTGGAATTTTGTTGAAATTAATGTTTCTCTGGAAGAACTGCAAGAATTAAGAAGAACTCGAATATGCCACCTGGTTCAGCCCTTGGATACAGTGTTGGACGATAGCATTGGCTGTGCAGTCTGGTTTGCTTCTAGAGGAATTGGTTGGTTAGTGACCCAGGACGAAGCAAAATCATATCAGAGCAGCGCAAAG GTGGTTCTTACTGGAATCGGTGCTGATGAGCAACTTGCAGGTTATTCTCGTCACCGTGTCCGCTTTCAGACCCATGGAATGGAAGGATTAAATAAGGAAATCGAGATGGAACTGGGTCGAATTTCCTCTAGAAATCTTGGTCGTGATGACAGAGTTATTGGTGATCATGGAAAAGAAGCAAG atttcctTTCCTGGATGAAAATGTCGTCTCCTTTCTAAATTCCCTGCCAGTTTGGGAGAAGGCAAACTTGACTTTGCCCCGTGGAATTGGTGAAAAACTAATTTTGCGTCTTGCAGCAGTGGAACTTGGCTTAACAACCTCTCCTCTTCTGCCGAAACGGGCCATGCAGTTTGGATCCAGAATTgcgaaaatggaaaagaataacgAAAAGGCATCTGATAAATGTGAAAGGCTCCAGGTCATTTCCTTAGAAAACCTTTCTATTGAAAAGGAgattaaaacataa